Genomic DNA from Electrophorus electricus isolate fEleEle1 chromosome 23, fEleEle1.pri, whole genome shotgun sequence:
CAGCCTTGGTTTCCCAAACTCCGTTACCTTTGTTTCAGGTGCAGAATTCCTAATGGCATCTAGCGTCCTGCAGTCCTTTTACACTCTGCCCCTTTCTTCCTTTGCACACCGTATTTTTCTtactttcatcttttttttaattttttttttttttattctatttaaacTGTCTGCtaataagtaaaataaagtaaGATTAAGGTGCCTAAAGTctataaatgaaacaaatgacaATAGATGTATACTCTATCCACAGCTGGTCACCAAAATATACCAACAGTTTTAGggtgtctctttcttttttttttaaccccctgccccccccttTTCCCTCCAAGTAGAATTAAACTGGTCTGCATCCCAAATAAGCGTGGATAAATGATCCTATATGTAACGTGTGCGTTTTACTTAGTGGGAGGTTCAAAATCCAGAATAAAACCAAGTTGTGTAATGTGAGAAATGAAAGTGGAATATAAAACACAAGGTTCCATCTGAAATCTCAAAGATCAGGATTTCAATTATTTTGTGGATAGAGACTTTGCTGTGCTTCTTACTGAAAATCAGAATATTACTGTTATGAACCTTCTCTGGAGATCAGTGGGTTACTGTTGAACCACATGTTCTCCTCTATACTTTTGTTAATGGTCTTGAATGAAATAAACGTTTTATGAAATTCATTTCTCTTGTGCACCGTTCGTGGTCGTCAGATTTACACATATCCCCCATTAGTTGTTAAATACAACAGATCTTTATTTCATGCCCCAAACATATGATATATGCTTAGTATCTACATACAAACTATGCAAACGTTAATCATCTTAAACCCTCGTGCTTCCAAGGTGTATTGTTAGCTCTGAGCGGTGTACAGTCTTTGGTGTAGACCCTTGGGTGGGTTTCTGAGCCTGGGCCCAGCGAGACCACCATTCCCTTAGCTCCGAGGGCCCACTTGGCTGAGACTCTATCTGATTTGCTGACTCCAACACACAAGGGAGTTTTGAATCCACTGTGGTAATTGCAGCTCTTTCCTTACTGCCTCCCCCTGGACTATCGGCTACGGTTTTCTCCTCCATTGCTGAGCCCGAGGTGCTTTCTACCTCCTCTGACTGGACTGTCTGAACAGAGGAACTTGTCCCGTCTGCGTGCAGCAGTTTGGCTTTGTACTCCTCCAGTTTGTTCTTGCACTCTGCCACTTTCTCCTTCAGCTGCAGGAACTCTGTCTGCAGGTCTTTCTCATAATCCCCCTCTGCCTTCAGTTCGTTGAGCCAGAACTCAAGTtgttcctcctcttcctcagacagCAGTGGGATGCGCTCCGCGCTCCATCTTTCTGCTTGTTGCAGTTCAAGTAGACGGCTCTGCTCGTCAGAGGAGTCTATTTTGAGTTCCAGCTCCCTCAGACAAGCCTGCTGTTGGATGATTATCCTTCTCAGTTCCGCCTCCTCGCCCCTCACCGCTTCGAAGGATCCGTCACTCTGTTCTGCTCCAACATTCCTTCCCACCACCTCGTATTCGAGGGTTTCTTTTCCGCATTTTCCAAGACGACTGATCCTGGTCTGGTCCTCCCTTGActtgtgtttctcttttttgtctcttcCCTGCAATGCCCCAGAGGCCGGGGCAATTTTGCCGGGCCTGGCCCCTGCGCTATCTGAGCGGCCATCTCCTTTATCGTCATCCTTGCATTTGCCCTTATCTCGTCCTAATTGCTGCCTCCCAACCCTGCCCAGGTTCTCCAGCCAGCCCCACGCTTCCTCCATCAGCGTGAGTGACTTCCGCTTGGGCTTCTTCAGCTCCTCGGGGAGCGGCTCCGGGTGAAGTCGTAGACAGGACAGCAGCGGGAGGCTCTGCCGGTGCAATCCGGCCCCTCCGACCCCCCTCCGCGTTCTCCCCTCTGCCTCGCCTCGCCTCAGTGGAGCCAGTGGCTCGTTTGTCCCTTCCCCCAGCGAGGGCCCCAAGTGCTGCAGGGTGAGCTGGACCTCCCTGGCTTGCTGGCCGTACTTCGTCAGGGACTCCAGGAGTCGTTCTCCAGGAGTCACGTTGCGCTCGTACTCTTTGACCTTTTCTCTCAGTGTGTAGCGTCCTGTGCGACCTGCAGGGAAGATGAAGTGGTTGAAAGTgaggaaggatggagagagcaCAAGTCACATGGGCCGCTTCCATATTGTGCAGGCAGCCAACGTGCTTTTCGGCGCACTCGGCTGGATTTTCCCAAAAGCGCTGTGCACAAAGACCCTTGGTAAAGGGCAGCAAAAGTAGCAGTGACCCTCcattaagatgatcttaacgcAAGCATCAGTGAGAGACAAGGCCCTGGTTTTTTCATAGAAGTGCTCCGCCTACCCGGAAAGCAAGTTTAATATACTGCTCCCTCGCTAGACTGGGGCAGCAAGCTCATGAAATTCCATTCCATTGTGAAAGCAATGAGCTATGCTTAATTTTAAAGGGAGGAATGACATTCGATTTGATTAAATCCAGTGATACTATCTCCATGAGGGAAGAGGACTTTGTTACCCGAACGGGTTTAAGAAAGATGGGTCGTCTTATTCACTTACCTGTAGCTTGTGCTAGTGCAATGACTATTTCTTCACAGGTGGTCTTGTCCGTGACGCCACAGACGATACGCTGAATACCTTCAACATATACCTTTACCTCcattctctaaaaaaaaatggggggggggggatcctaTTCACTTTGTCACTTACTTCCTGTAATAACACATtccaataaaataaagaaatgtcaaATAAGAGACATTTTAACCATATCTTACGAGCACCCATACTGAACAAGATTAATTTGGCATATGCACaagaatatttgaaaaatgagaccttccttcttttcctccctATCAGTGGCTGCAAGGAGGAATAATgtcagttaaaatattttctgcaaGTATTCATCATTACATGTAAACACATCCAATGGAGACTACTATTAATCAATTTTAAGCAATTCAGAAAACctaagaatttttaaaatgtatattgcaAGATGAGGTTATAACGTTAAtgaaggttgtttttttgttgtttttttttaattaaattaaaaatgcaaccGAAAAACAAGTAGGAACATACCTTTATCCAAAATATTGCTCACCGGGTCTGTACAGCTCCCTGAATAGAACTACTGGATCCTccaacatttcacaaaaatcCGTGTGTTTGAGACCCAGGACAGcggcagtgagtgtgtgtgggtacaaACCCTTTCCAGTAAACACTACGATCAACGCTGATAAGGGCGACTGCCTCAGAATTGCTCTACTCTTATCACAGCATTTCCGCTCGCTGTCCTGCgctttattttgtattttgttgtagACAGAATTGCCTCGCgttttaatcatttaaactgCAGGGTGATGAATTGGTGGCAGTCTTGCTTAATTACGGAAATCATCCGGGATTGACTTTCTACCTTTTATCAAGGGTTTCATGAGAGTTTAGACAGGGATTTATTTATTCCAGGGCCACTTGACTAGACGCCCTGAACGTCTGTTATCTAAGCACTTTAAAAGGAGATGGCATATTACTAATTCCATAAATGTCTTAACGGAACCCCTCTGTACATTGTTCTAAACAGTTAGTCTACTTTAGAGAGTTCATTAAGTGTGTACAGATCCAAAAGCAAACGTTACGTTCATCCTTGTGTAAAGACTTGCACTTTTAGCAGTATTTAGGATGCCTTTATTCCTGCTTTTACCCAACGAAGGGCGTGCCTTGACCCGTCCCTGCCCCGGACGCTGCACAGCCTTTGCTAGGAGAGCGGGCTGGAGGGGAACGATAGTGTTGCGGTTGGTGTTTCTTGCTCTGTCTTTACTCGGCACGCTTTCACTCAGCAGTCGCGCTCCGTTTCTGCGGACGAACGCGGCAACAAAACGAGGAGCTCGTTGGTCTCGCGAGAGCGTTTGGCGACACTTCCTGCACAAGCCCGCGCGCGCGCCGGCGCGCTCTCTGGTACTGTCAGCAGCCTGAACCATGAGGGTCGTCACTTGGAATATAAATGGCATAAGAGCCTTTAAAAACGGGATCAAAAAGGTGCTGGACTCCTTCGACGCGGATATCATTTGCGTTCAAGAAACAAAAGTCACGCGTAAGTAGCAGCTTTGAGTGACCGGAGTGCGCTAAAACTCTTACGGGTGGAGAGCCAACCTCtccattaactttttttttaattgcaaagttcaatttaaaaaaaaggacttTTGCACATGCTTTTATCCGGAGCAACATACGTAGTTCTCGTTTCACAGTACGCGCACTCCTCGGGGGGAGGTATATATTGTAGCTATGAAGGCAGTCTCCTGCTCCTGCGTTTTAATCAGGGTGTCTGTTTTTCTGCCCACGGGGTTAGGCGAGCTGTTGGACGAAAGGACCGCCATCGTAGACGGCTACAACTCCTACTTTGGCTTCAGTCGAGGGCGCAGTGGATACTCGGGTAGACCGCGCTGTAGCTATACCATACTATACTATTATCATATCATACCATACTATAACCAGTCATTTGGAGGGATCTGACTGTAACCCAAACGCCTAGTTCTTTGTTGTATGCAAATATTACAATGCATAGTTAATAGCTGGGCGTTTACAAATCCATTCATCCTTTgaattatgtaatatttattcgGGCACGTCTGAACTATTGGGCTAGAGTTCTGTGACTAGTCGTTCCACTGTTGGTATATTTAATCatctgatttgttttattttccctttttttttttttttacttgactTTACTTCACTAAATTTGAATAGGAGTTGCTACGTTTTGTAAAGACACTGCCACACCATGTGCGGCAGAAGAAGGGCTGACTGGGCTCCTTGCCAACCATGGAGAGGCTGTCGGGCGCTGTGGTGACCAGAGTGCATTCTCCAATGAAGAGCTACAATCACTCGACGGTGAAGGAAGGGCTGTCATCACCCAGCACAAGTTCAGGTAAGCCCTCAGGGTAAATCACTGGCCCGTGTCCTGGTTCTATAAGCAGACACCTTGGACTTGATTGCGTTGTGGCATACTCAAATGGGTTGTAGGTTCTTTCACACCACTTCAGATTAGATTCCGGATGAACCTTTGAAGGCGGTTGGCATGCCGGTCCTTTTCAACAGGGGAGCAGAAGGATCGGAGACTCTGACGGTCATTAACGTGTACTGCCCACGTGCAGACCCTGAGAAGCCCGAGAGGAAGCTTTTCAAGCTGCGGTTCTACAAGCTCCTCCAGAGCAGAGCTGAAGCTCTCCTGGGTCCTCAGAGGTGAGAGGGCCCTGACAGACTTATTGGTGTTGGATTGAAATGATCTAGAGCAACTTCACTTTTTCACTGAAAGCTTTAGAAAAATTCCAgttattttgttgatttgtgGGCTTAGCTTTATATGGAGTTGGTTTACATTTTTGTCCTGGATTATTTAAGtcttttgtttaataaatgactTTCTGTCTAGTCATGTGATCGTGTTGGGGGATATTAACACCTCTCATCGACCTATAGATCACTGTGACCCAAATGATGTGGTAAGTATCATGAGTATGgtatttaaaatttgtttgtgGTAAAcatagggtcttgggtttgaacATTTTCATTAGGCAGTGACAAGTTGGTAATGTCACCCTAAGTTTGTCTCTAATGGGTGTGTAAACTACCCTGTTTAACTTGTAAAGGTTCAGGTAGTTTTTTATCGTGCAGTATATACATATTAATGTACCTAGGTAGTTTGAAACACCCTATTGTGTGAAGACATCTCCAGCTAATAAAAGCACCTTACTTTAtcaggttagctagctaacagacTACCTACCTATATACATCAGGAACGCTAACAATTCCTGCTACTTTAATCCAAtccacttctgtttttttcttggaaTTGTATCTGTAGATGGACATGTATATCACACTAGATTAGGTGAGAGAAAATTGCAGTTATAAATTTATTCTCAGTTTTTGTGTGCCAACAGACCAAATTAATAGTGTTCAgatattttgttcttttacaCTTGATCAAGAGACACAAAGACTTATTGACGTTTTAGCACTCATGGCTGGGCAGTATGTTTATTCGGCATAAACCATCTCCAAAGAAGGCACTTCAGACTTGAACTTTTAAAGGTCTTAACATGGGAGTTGTCACCCTTCACTTGTCATCAGATtgaaaggacaaagaaaaaaaacaattggtCACTTACAGAGACACATACAATGCTCTGTTTGCATTTCTGCCCAGTTACAAACAGGTGGCGTATGCTTCTGTCGGGGACTGTCGATCCTTGCGTTCTCTGTGCTCCGTCACAGTGAAGGTCAAGGACCATACCGGGTTGTACACCCCTACAAAGGCTGGAACAAAAGCCCTTCTGCACATGAACCTTCTATAATATATGACCCAGATTGAGCATTAATAAAGTATCACGAGTTTAAAAAATGGCGTATGAATGAACATGTATAAGAATTTTACTAGCACAGTAGGaacaaaaaaaattgcaaaagcAACAGCGATAGCCTTTATATGCTCCAGTTATTTGGAATGTTGCTTCACTACGTCGTAACTAAACATCTCGATAATCATTTGTCACTAAATCATGGTGTAAAGTTGCCTTTTGTCTTAAGAAATTAATGGTTCCCTGTCTCTTCCTAGTGTCAGCATATGGTTAAGTGTTCTTCATTTCTTGGCCAGAGAGCGGTTGATGAGTTAAATGTTCTCGTAAATCCATTGTTTAAGTTGGATTGTAAGATTCACAAAAGTCTCATCTTAatctcatttatatttttatgtccCACAGGATAATTTTGAAGATAATCCTAGCAGAAGGTGGCTGGATGGCTTCCTATTTGGGTCAATGGTAAATGAGAATGCAGATGAGATGGATGATTCTGAGATATCTGGTGGGAAGTTTGTGGACACGTTCCGCCATTTCCATTCGACGCGCCCCAACGCCTTCACCTGCTGGTCCGCGCGTACAGGCGCCAGGCAGACCAACTACGGCACGCGCATCGACTACATCTTTGCCAGCCGTGCGCTGGTATCCACAAGCTTCCTGAATGTGGAGATCATGCCAGAGGTGGATGGTTCTGATCACTGCCCTGTATGGGCACAGCTAAGCTGTACCCTCACACCCAGTCCCAGGTGTCCTGCTCTGTGCACCCGCTACATGCCAGAGTTTGCCGGGAGGCAGCAGAAATTGTCCCGCTTTCTTGTGAAGGTTTCTGAGCAACGGGAGGTTTCCAAAGACACCGAGGGGCCTTTGCCTGGATCTCAAGAAGCTGGGGAGATTTCTGAGAACCTCAGTCCTCTAGTTGCAGGGATTAACACTGCAAAGAAAAGACCTTCAGATGGACTACCAGAGTCCTCTGTCTTCAAGGGGAAAAGAAGCAAGCATGTTAAAACAGTGCCTAAACCTCAGGGAAGCCTCCTGGCTTTCTTTAAGCCTAAACAGAGCTCAGTGGACCCTGAAGAGAGTGGCTTGGATAGTGAAAGATCTGGGCCTGAGATCTCCCACAAAGGCACACAAAATGATGTCAATGACTGTAATGCAATGCACAGCATGCAACCAGAGTGGCACACCAAGGTCAAAGAGGAAACAAATAATTGTAGGGTTACAGAGCCTAAAGCTGAAGGATCATGTCAGGATCAGAGCCAAAGCAATGCCACAGTCTATCAAGAGAGTAGGGATAAGAAAGTAATGGGTCCTGACTTTTGGAAAGCAGTTTTACATGGACCGCCCCAACCACCACTATGTAAGGCGCACGGAGAGCCTTGTGTGTTGCGTACTGTGAAGAAAGCCGGGCATAACTTGGGCCGGCAGTTTTTTGTATGCGCCCGCCCTCAGGGTCATGCCTCCAATCCACAGGCTAGGTGCAATTTCTTTGCCTGGGTGGAGAAAGGCAAGTAGAAGCCTCTGGGCTCCCCCatgtaaatactgtacataTCATGCGGTGGTGCTGAGTGCTGCAGGAATGTAGATTATGCTTTTACTGTAGAAATAAAAGGTGTTTATGCTTGTATGTTGGCTTGTGTGCGTCCCTTGTTTTTAGAAACCAGTATTTGTCATAATGACACTGTTACAGTtttagtaataaaatgaaattctcAGGGTCCCGTTTCGCAAAAGCTTCGTAGTTTTAGGCTTATCTTTAAATGAGGGCGAGTATTCAGTGTCCTGGTTCTACCATTTACCTGATGGTCGTGTTACCCACCCTAGGCTGCTCAGAACAAATCACATCAACCCCTTTcgttttttgaaaaataaatacattttacatactCGGCATGGGTACCAAAGCGCAGTTTAATGTAGAACAGTTTATTCCTGTATAATGGAATAGAAGTGCTTTTCCTGATCTTTAGTGAGATCGCTATAAACGTTAGgcttttattacaaaaaaagtaCTTCCGTTAAGGTCATTACGATAGCTGGCTTCTCTCACGCGGTTTGGGAAATACTGCTACAGTTTATAGCTATAATCTAGCGTGTTAATACTGAGGCACATTTTAACACAATTTCTTCAAGTGGAATGTCTACAGCTGCTCGTAATGGAGAAGTAAGTTTCTATTTGTAAATATAGGCAATAACgaatgttttgtgtgtagaaCTATAAGAGTAGCCAAGATGGCACGCAAAATGGCGCTTGTTTTTGCTAGAGCTGCGCAGCTAACCTAGCCAACGCTAGTGGGCTCGTTAAATGCGAGCGGTAGCGTTTCGCTCATAACGCTACAGCCGTGGACCATTAGAAAATGCTGGTATTGGTCAATCTGATTTCAgtttttaagatttattttataatgtaaattagGGGCAAGATCTCATTTGCTACTAAAGCGCTGTGGCTACTTAGTTGAATACATGtccagctaactagctaagctagctcGCTGTTTAAATGGTTTGCGAGTCATTGACTTGAAGCCCCTATTAATTATTGTAGCACTAGTTACCTATTTACcgattttaatgttttgctgtCTAACGCTAGCAAATTAGCTATATCGAATGCCTGGAAGCATGTACAAATAAGATAAGTAACGCTCGTTTATATTACGCGCCCCCGTCGATAACTTTGAGTAAACAACCtccatttcattaaaataagTAGCTACAATTGCGTTCAATTTACGCGAATTGCCTTTATTAATATCTAGACTGTACGGATTGTATAATAGATGGCTGGATGGGGAGTCTCGTTTGTATACGGACCCGATGAAATGGTATTTGCTAAGAGTTTCGTTTGTTTAAacgtttgtctgtctttctgcatAGCGGAACGGGAGTTTACTACCAGGCAATGCCTGCCGTGGGACCTAATGGGAAAAATATTATGAAGCTGATTCCAGTTCAAAAAGTCAATGGGCAGTTTGTTCGCACACAGGTACACGGTGCAAAGAATGACACGCAAGCTAAGGTTTGTTCTCAGCTTGCTCACATATCTTGTGAGTCTTCAGCGCAGAATAAACTCCCTACACTTCAGGCCATAGGAGATGGACGTTATATTTTAAGAACACCATCAGTTAGTAACACACTTGTTAACTCTGGGGAAAGTCAACAGCAAGGAGCTAAGGATGTATTTAAAAAGCCTATCAAGCAAGTACAAGTCTCGCAATCCGCTCCAAAATCGGCAGCAAACGCATTGCAACCACCTCTTGggaatgaaaataataatgtagCTGTAATTAACAGTCCACAGCTGCCAGTGAATGTGAACTCATCCGTCTTCCCTGGACATTACCTTCAGATCCCTCCTAATGCTACAGTTAGAACTCTTCCTGCCTCTGCACTACCACAGTTCATTAAAAAGAGAATATGCAACTCAGCAAACGTTCCACCGAACCCCGTGAAGGGTTCACCAACAGTTATTTATGTTTCTCCAGTCAACTCACTGAAATTAGGATCCAATCAACAGCTACCCTGTCTCACAAAATCAAGTGAACTCTCCCAAACCTTGAGTTACAGTCCTACCACAAGCTCTGGGGAAAGTCAGAACACTTCTTCTGCATCCAACTCCAAGACTACCCAAGGAGACACCACACCGATGAAATGGGTGGTCCAAGAAGGTACAGGATGCACTGCACCATATCTCATTCCAGTAACCTCCCCCAGCGTGACCTCAGACATCTTAAAAGTTGTCAAGCAAATGGAAGCAGAGAGGTTGGCGAAGGCAGCAAAAGAACCCACATCTACGACCAGCCAGGAAAAAGTTCATCCGGGAAAGGACAATGCCCTTGTCATGTACAATGGAAAAGTTTACTTTGTGGCTAAGAAAGATTCCGAGATCTCCAAGGATGTGATCACGGGGGCGGGAAACAGGCCGAATAAGAGAAAATCTGCCCAGCCCTCTTGTACTACAGTAGGAACGAGTACATCAAATAAGGCTCAAAAGAAAGTCAGTAAACCAGCAAATGAAATAATTGATCTTTGTGGTGAAGACGAAGAGGGCTCCACATGCACAAGACCGGATAGAAGGCTTGGACTGAGTGAGGCGGAGGTTCAGAATGACGACGACTCCAATGTAATATTTGTGTCATACAGGCCACCGAAGTCGGAGCCTGAGGCCAGCCTTAAAATCCCAGAGGCAGCTCCTGAGACTCCACAGAGCAGCTGTGGCAAAGGTGTGAACAGCCCTGCTGGTGACACAGTGAATATGGCTGTAGACGTCCAGAAAAGCAGTACACTCGTCACTGGAGCAAACCTTAATCTGGAATGTCAGGATGTGCTCGAAAATGTTCAGCAAAGAGTGTCTGTGTCACCACAACCAAAGGTCATTTGCGGTCAAGGAACTGACGTCACTGATGGGGTATAGTAACCGTTGCGTATTCTTCATCAGCTAAAATACCCAAACTAAAATGGTCAGttttagttaattatttttattttattagtttatatAGGTAGTaactcctttctttttcttttttttaaaatattggaATTTGCCTCCAACTGAATGTCCCACCTGTGTTTTTTATTGTGCTGTTGCAGGACTCGGCTCGTCTGTGTACATTGGACACTGAAGCCGTCACTGAAGGAGTAAGCACAAGGAACACATTTCAATTCAGTTGtcagagagctggagaagtGATTTGGTTACGTAGAGCAGTATGTCTCAACCCAGTCCTCAGGTCCCACTAGAAGTTCCACATTTTGCTCTGTTCTAGCTCCCAGCACATGGGCCAAGCCATTAACAACACTAAATGTCTGCACACCACGTTCTAGTTTAAAGCACAAATGTGGATCATTTTCAGGCTTTAGAACTGAACTGAGAGCCACTGATGTAAAACATAGTAGTTTGTTTTAAACACCCTCTGAtcctgcattttattttgcatggTGATGTTAGCCAATTATCACGATGCCTGTAATATCTAGGAGATATTAAGTTTATGCTTATATTGCGCTTGTTTTTTCAGTCTTTAAAAAAGCCAGCCTCGGGCCAGATATTCCAGCGGAAGAGTGACTCTGAACTCAGACAGATTTTTGGGATTACTTCTGATGTAAGGATTTGTTTGCAAAGGACAAATCTGACTAGAGAGGCAGACCCACAAGGCCAGAGAAGGTCCATGAACAAACGCACACTGGAGGGCATCCGCAGATTCATTCACCAAGCACAGACCGAGACAAAAGCCAAACGTCTGGTTCAGACTCAGGTAAGAGAAATCCTCATGCTTAAGATGTAGTCTGTTAAactgatagaaaaaaaatctatgttCATAGTAAggtttttaagctttttttttcctgactgtTGAGTAATAGTACTTTAGATAACCACATATACTTGGATAAATAGCAATAAATACAAATTCCTAGGTAaaatagcaaataaataatgaaagtgAATGCATTTGgcaaaactatttttaaaaagagccCTTGggcttttaaacatttttttaaaacatctgatAAAATTAGTACTGAACTTTCATAACAACTTGGAGGCAAAAATAATGCCTAGCAGATGTCCCTTCCAGTTAAGCTGTAGATATGATCGACCTTTGCGTCTAAACTACAGTGCAATATTACAGTTTTAGGGAAGGTTATCTACTTGTTTGACATCTATACTTGTTTCAACTGTGACCAGCG
This window encodes:
- the apex2 gene encoding DNA-(apurinic or apyrimidinic site) lyase 2 encodes the protein MRVVTWNINGIRAFKNGIKKVLDSFDADIICVQETKVTRELLDERTAIVDGYNSYFGFSRGRSGYSGVATFCKDTATPCAAEEGLTGLLANHGEAVGRCGDQSAFSNEELQSLDGEGRAVITQHKFRGAEGSETLTVINVYCPRADPEKPERKLFKLRFYKLLQSRAEALLGPQSHVIVLGDINTSHRPIDHCDPNDVDNFEDNPSRRWLDGFLFGSMVNENADEMDDSEISGGKFVDTFRHFHSTRPNAFTCWSARTGARQTNYGTRIDYIFASRALVSTSFLNVEIMPEVDGSDHCPVWAQLSCTLTPSPRCPALCTRYMPEFAGRQQKLSRFLVKVSEQREVSKDTEGPLPGSQEAGEISENLSPLVAGINTAKKRPSDGLPESSVFKGKRSKHVKTVPKPQGSLLAFFKPKQSSVDPEESGLDSERSGPEISHKGTQNDVNDCNAMHSMQPEWHTKVKEETNNCRVTEPKAEGSCQDQSQSNATVYQESRDKKVMGPDFWKAVLHGPPQPPLCKAHGEPCVLRTVKKAGHNLGRQFFVCARPQGHASNPQARCNFFAWVEKGK
- the lrif1 gene encoding ligand-dependent nuclear receptor-interacting factor 1 isoform X1, with product MENGTGVYYQAMPAVGPNGKNIMKLIPVQKVNGQFVRTQVHGAKNDTQAKVCSQLAHISCESSAQNKLPTLQAIGDGRYILRTPSVSNTLVNSGESQQQGAKDVFKKPIKQVQVSQSAPKSAANALQPPLGNENNNVAVINSPQLPVNVNSSVFPGHYLQIPPNATVRTLPASALPQFIKKRICNSANVPPNPVKGSPTVIYVSPVNSLKLGSNQQLPCLTKSSELSQTLSYSPTTSSGESQNTSSASNSKTTQGDTTPMKWVVQEGTGCTAPYLIPVTSPSVTSDILKVVKQMEAERLAKAAKEPTSTTSQEKVHPGKDNALVMYNGKVYFVAKKDSEISKDVITGAGNRPNKRKSAQPSCTTVGTSTSNKAQKKVSKPANEIIDLCGEDEEGSTCTRPDRRLGLSEAEVQNDDDSNVIFVSYRPPKSEPEASLKIPEAAPETPQSSCGKGVNSPAGDTVNMAVDVQKSSTLVTGANLNLECQDVLENVQQRVSVSPQPKVICGQGTDVTDGDSARLCTLDTEAVTEGSLKKPASGQIFQRKSDSELRQIFGITSDVRICLQRTNLTREADPQGQRRSMNKRTLEGIRRFIHQAQTETKAKRLVQTQVSTPKLAEGSGPKNGKRQKLEQHGCSSSDSTAFVITHSSPHPSSPVDYEEDKQLVPSANDEVSQTCQQKGTCSRAGACEIAYQTTESLGSSSSSSSSSSATSYVSSGARPPVSRKTPARVSKGSGRVCTACPCGTKVGAVSAIPSPKPAPPAAVDPSTEAVVVSELSADCPRGEKVVESPISSSQDSSGVSDQAGDGVHSSQVYLGAVLSDGTGASQNATSRVEGASQPDLSLKEMTCSRTSGAVTGCETFAQGSEHQLKTAPQETCTPKKGEETVPSSSAGQANDAGDGFSNTFLASLLLDPEEIKRQERIRRLKNILREKEAALQKLRQNM
- the rassf11 gene encoding ras association domain-containing protein 8 — its product is MEVKVYVEGIQRIVCGVTDKTTCEEIVIALAQATGRTGRYTLREKVKEYERNVTPGERLLESLTKYGQQAREVQLTLQHLGPSLGEGTNEPLAPLRRGEAEGRTRRGVGGAGLHRQSLPLLSCLRLHPEPLPEELKKPKRKSLTLMEEAWGWLENLGRVGRQQLGRDKGKCKDDDKGDGRSDSAGARPGKIAPASGALQGRDKKEKHKSREDQTRISRLGKCGKETLEYEVVGRNVGAEQSDGSFEAVRGEEAELRRIIIQQQACLRELELKIDSSDEQSRLLELQQAERWSAERIPLLSEEEEEQLEFWLNELKAEGDYEKDLQTEFLQLKEKVAECKNKLEEYKAKLLHADGTSSSVQTVQSEEVESTSGSAMEEKTVADSPGGGSKERAAITTVDSKLPCVLESANQIESQPSGPSELREWWSRWAQAQKPTQGSTPKTVHRSELTIHLGSTRV